One Nostocoides sp. HKS02 genomic window carries:
- a CDS encoding sialidase family protein, whose translation MLVVSTKLLRTCAGAAMVGAAIAAPAAASTLAGPHHTPATKPIATTNGFAFGQLQAQTVGASGCGTNIAGEPSIHVSRTNLVGLGSEDGLGGGSEFWRGTQVGGTSNASACALTYSGQPNAVSGVGASGGDIDTAFAPATSAVGTHRIYVASLNLGSINVATSVDDGKTFSQVPVQAGLPVDDREWIAAYGADTSLLTFHDITTNNIDVLRSDTGGGPYAQISQAIPATDYKATNNELGNLVVDHNNPTPGGFWAYQSFVAPSADPGPTGSSPYNEAFLAVSPDGGHTWADKPIPCSTSFGAAGLNHNFPNVSVAPNGTLFYAVSNDTSVYVASSSDHGSSWTCSGPVSSASQAIFPWIVATSAGEDLAYYGATGTGANQTWNVYFAQNRTQSVSGWNTTKLMPVHTGPVCEGGISCTGGRQLLDDFGIDTDQSGWAHIAYSHDSPDLGGSGSYTGYAVQTSGTPVGAPN comes from the coding sequence CCAAGCTCTTGCGTACCTGTGCCGGCGCCGCGATGGTCGGAGCCGCGATTGCGGCTCCCGCTGCGGCGTCCACCCTCGCCGGGCCGCACCACACGCCTGCGACCAAACCCATCGCCACCACGAACGGGTTCGCCTTCGGCCAGCTCCAGGCCCAGACCGTCGGTGCGAGCGGGTGCGGGACGAACATCGCGGGCGAGCCCTCCATCCACGTCTCGCGGACGAACCTCGTCGGCCTCGGGTCGGAGGACGGACTCGGCGGGGGCAGCGAGTTCTGGCGCGGCACGCAGGTCGGCGGCACGTCGAACGCCTCCGCCTGTGCCCTCACCTACAGCGGCCAGCCCAACGCCGTGAGTGGGGTCGGCGCCTCCGGCGGCGACATCGACACGGCCTTCGCCCCGGCGACCTCGGCCGTCGGGACGCACCGCATCTACGTCGCGAGCCTCAACCTCGGGTCGATCAACGTGGCCACCTCGGTCGACGACGGCAAGACCTTCTCGCAGGTCCCCGTCCAGGCCGGCCTCCCGGTGGACGACCGCGAGTGGATCGCGGCATACGGGGCGGACACCAGCTTGCTGACGTTCCACGACATCACCACGAACAACATCGACGTGCTGCGTTCCGACACCGGTGGCGGCCCCTACGCCCAGATCTCGCAGGCGATCCCGGCCACGGACTACAAGGCGACCAACAACGAGCTCGGCAACCTGGTGGTCGACCACAACAACCCCACGCCGGGCGGGTTCTGGGCCTACCAGTCGTTCGTCGCCCCCTCCGCGGACCCCGGACCGACCGGCAGCTCGCCCTACAACGAGGCGTTCCTGGCCGTCTCACCCGACGGTGGGCACACCTGGGCCGACAAGCCGATCCCGTGCTCGACGTCGTTCGGGGCGGCGGGCCTCAACCACAACTTCCCGAACGTCTCCGTCGCGCCGAACGGCACGCTGTTCTATGCCGTCAGCAACGACACCTCCGTGTATGTCGCGTCGTCCAGCGACCACGGGAGCTCGTGGACCTGCTCGGGGCCGGTCAGCTCGGCGTCCCAGGCGATCTTCCCCTGGATCGTCGCCACGAGCGCAGGCGAGGACCTCGCGTACTACGGTGCGACGGGCACGGGCGCGAACCAGACGTGGAACGTCTACTTCGCGCAGAACCGCACCCAGTCGGTCAGCGGCTGGAACACCACGAAGCTCATGCCCGTCCACACCGGCCCGGTGTGCGAGGGAGGCATCAGCTGCACGGGTGGCCGCCAGCTGCTCGACGACTTCGGGATCGACACGGACCAGTCGGGGTGGGCGCACATCGCCTACTCGCACGACTCGCCCGACCTGGGTGGCAGCGGCAGCTACACCGGCTACGCCGTCCAGACCAGCGGCACGCCGGTGGGTGCCCCGAACTGA
- a CDS encoding isochorismatase family protein → MTSLENRPATALVVIDVQNGVVGSAYERDRVVATIATLVDKARAEQVPVVWVQHSDEQLAKGSQEWEYVPELTRLDSEPVVHKSYGDAFEATDLEEQLAQRRVGHLVVTGAQTEECIRCTLHGALVRGYDATLVSDAHTTEDMRQWGFPVTPEQSIAYTNTYWSWASAPGRKGTVTPSAEVDFATG, encoded by the coding sequence ATGACATCCCTGGAGAACCGACCCGCGACCGCCCTGGTCGTCATCGATGTGCAGAACGGCGTCGTGGGCAGCGCCTACGAGCGCGACCGGGTCGTCGCCACCATCGCGACCCTCGTCGACAAGGCCCGTGCGGAGCAGGTCCCCGTGGTGTGGGTGCAGCATTCCGACGAGCAGCTCGCCAAGGGCTCCCAGGAGTGGGAGTACGTCCCGGAACTCACCCGCCTCGACTCCGAGCCGGTGGTCCACAAGAGCTACGGCGACGCGTTCGAGGCCACCGACCTCGAGGAGCAGCTGGCGCAGCGCCGGGTCGGGCACCTCGTGGTCACCGGCGCACAGACCGAGGAGTGCATCCGCTGCACCCTGCACGGCGCGCTGGTCCGCGGGTACGACGCCACCCTGGTCTCCGACGCGCACACCACCGAGGACATGCGGCAATGGGGCTTTCCCGTGACGCCCGAGCAGTCCATCGCCTACACCAACACCTACTGGAGCTGGGCCTCCGCGCCGGGCCGCAAGGGCACGGTGACCCCGAGCGCCGAGGTCGACTTCGCCACCGGGTGA
- a CDS encoding VOC family protein, with protein MSDTTAARITSVHTVGVPVTDQDRALEFYVGTLGLDKLADAPVEQLGGRWIVVGPPGSGTTLALVPATPGVPAGVATGIRLGTDDAAALHAALADRGVEVGELLTWPGVPPMFAVKDPDGNGLSVTETR; from the coding sequence ATGTCTGACACGACAGCGGCACGAATCACCTCGGTGCACACCGTCGGAGTGCCGGTCACCGACCAGGACCGCGCCCTCGAGTTCTACGTCGGGACGCTGGGGCTGGACAAGCTCGCGGACGCACCGGTGGAGCAGCTGGGCGGGCGGTGGATCGTCGTCGGCCCCCCGGGGTCAGGGACGACCTTGGCGCTGGTGCCTGCGACCCCGGGCGTGCCGGCCGGGGTCGCGACTGGAATCCGGCTGGGTACCGACGACGCCGCCGCGCTGCATGCGGCCCTCGCCGACCGCGGCGTCGAGGTCGGCGAGCTGTTGACCTGGCCGGGAGTGCCGCCGATGTTCGCGGTCAAGGACCCGGACGGCAACGGCCTGTCGGTGACCGAGACGCGCTGA
- a CDS encoding oxidoreductase yields MAEPATHEEWTMAWKPAEIGDLTGTTAIVTGANSGIGFVEAQTLAEHGAHVILAVRNVAAGQVAAARIAGSTAVEALDLASLDSVRDFAERVSGRVDLLVNNAGVMAPPARRTTVDGHELQFGTNHLGHFALTARLLPALLAAPSPRVTTVASIAHNQGDARVVEANDVADYDPRASYGRSKLANLLFALELHRRATAAGSRLTSTAAHPGVAVTNLVASTDGMGARWVVRTFAPPLMRLVLPGSRGGAESVLYAATVAEPGSYTGPQGRGEVRGGVGTARLSPLAADEDLAGRLWTVSEELTGVRFEL; encoded by the coding sequence GTGGCTGAGCCAGCGACGCACGAGGAGTGGACCATGGCCTGGAAGCCTGCCGAGATCGGTGACCTCACCGGCACGACCGCGATCGTCACCGGGGCCAACTCGGGCATCGGGTTCGTCGAGGCGCAGACACTGGCCGAGCACGGCGCGCACGTCATCCTTGCGGTGCGCAACGTCGCAGCGGGGCAGGTCGCCGCAGCCCGGATCGCCGGCAGCACCGCGGTGGAGGCCCTCGACCTGGCCTCGCTCGACTCCGTGCGCGACTTCGCCGAGCGGGTCAGCGGCCGGGTCGACCTGCTCGTCAACAATGCCGGCGTGATGGCGCCCCCGGCTCGGCGCACGACCGTCGACGGGCACGAGCTGCAGTTCGGGACCAACCACCTCGGCCACTTCGCCCTCACCGCGCGGTTGCTCCCTGCCCTCCTGGCCGCCCCCTCGCCGCGGGTCACGACCGTTGCCTCGATCGCCCACAACCAGGGCGACGCGCGAGTCGTCGAGGCGAACGACGTCGCCGACTACGACCCCCGTGCCTCCTACGGCCGGTCCAAGCTGGCCAACCTCCTCTTCGCGCTCGAGCTGCACCGGCGCGCGACCGCTGCGGGCTCGCGGCTGACCTCGACGGCCGCCCATCCCGGTGTCGCCGTCACCAACCTCGTGGCCAGCACCGACGGCATGGGTGCCCGCTGGGTCGTCCGCACGTTCGCTCCGCCGCTCATGCGCCTGGTGCTGCCGGGCTCGCGGGGCGGCGCCGAGTCGGTGCTGTATGCCGCGACCGTGGCCGAACCGGGGTCGTACACCGGGCCGCAGGGGCGCGGCGAGGTCCGCGGCGGCGTGGGCACCGCGAGGCTCAGCCCGCTGGCGGCCGACGAGGACCTGGCCGGGCGACTGTGGACCGTCAGCGAAGAGCTCACGGGCGTGCGGTTCGAGCTCTGA
- a CDS encoding mechanosensitive ion channel family protein, whose product MINLNGNPLIRPDLRRAAAAAGVAAVLLVLLAAFGSPQSANLTQKLLAFGGALGFVVAMAISVRSAANEVARVAAVRAGPGTASGLRLGLTVVGYLLTGVVALTVLRVPIEKLLLSGAITGVVIGIAAQQALANLFAGLVLLTSRPFQIGQSIVLRSGALGGEYSGRVIGIGLAYTEILTEDGPYSLPNAGVLAAAVGPRQARRPLQATTAPMTTTNDPTTAQIG is encoded by the coding sequence GTGATCAACCTCAACGGAAACCCGCTCATCCGCCCTGACCTGCGACGGGCGGCAGCGGCGGCTGGTGTCGCCGCAGTCCTGCTGGTGCTGCTGGCGGCGTTCGGCTCCCCGCAGTCCGCCAACCTCACCCAGAAGCTGCTCGCGTTCGGCGGCGCGCTGGGTTTCGTCGTCGCCATGGCGATCAGTGTCCGCAGCGCCGCCAACGAGGTCGCTCGCGTCGCGGCCGTGCGGGCCGGCCCCGGGACCGCCAGTGGTCTGCGGTTGGGCCTGACGGTGGTCGGCTACCTGCTCACCGGGGTCGTGGCGCTGACGGTGCTGCGCGTCCCGATCGAGAAGCTGCTGCTGTCCGGTGCCATCACGGGAGTCGTCATCGGCATCGCGGCCCAACAGGCCCTCGCCAACCTGTTCGCAGGCCTCGTGCTGCTGACCTCGCGGCCCTTCCAGATCGGCCAGTCGATCGTCCTGCGCTCGGGCGCGCTGGGCGGCGAGTACTCCGGGCGCGTCATCGGGATCGGTCTGGCCTACACCGAGATCCTCACCGAGGACGGGCCCTACTCCCTGCCGAACGCAGGCGTCCTCGCCGCCGCGGTCGGCCCCCGTCAGGCGCGGCGCCCGCTCCAGGCGACGACAGCCCCGATGACCACGACGAACGACCCGACCACGGCCCAGATCGGGTGA
- a CDS encoding Flp family type IVb pilin: MTKFVAKFQARLATREQGATAVEYGLMVALIAIVIIAAVTLLGGNLNNLFNKVATSV, from the coding sequence ATGACCAAGTTCGTCGCCAAGTTCCAGGCCCGCCTCGCCACGCGCGAGCAGGGCGCGACCGCAGTCGAGTACGGCCTCATGGTCGCCCTCATCGCGATCGTCATCATCGCCGCTGTCACCCTCCTCGGTGGCAACCTCAACAACCTCTTCAACAAGGTGGCCACGAGCGTCTGA
- a CDS encoding low temperature requirement protein A, whose translation MPARQASTRLTWESAAAFRRHFWKPPRAHGEVIEGREVSFLELFYDLVYVVVVSQAAHHLAGDVTWAGAGRFAIVFGLIWLAWINGAVYHDLHGRAEGRTRSYVFLQMGILALLAVFTGAATAGDGPAFAVIYSAFLFLLGWLWFSVRLRDDPSFRSTTTPYIVGVVASAAIIGLSALLPGGTRLTVWALVVLGWLVGLVVLDWRSGATRDTSSNASESMIERFDLFTIIVLGEVVVGVVNGIAEDGRSPIAVATGILGLGIGFAYWWSYFDLIGARRVRSERGALSRWLVGHLPVTMTIAATGAVMVSMVQHASAGHAPAPAPMVLSVSVAVGVLALVVVATSLADWRELAPVYRSASTALVAAAAVALLIGGLAPPPWLHILLLTLVLGAAWLFGILTWFAFTHPDGAPPTEAGHGIRH comes from the coding sequence ATGCCGGCCAGACAGGCGAGCACCCGCCTCACCTGGGAGTCCGCGGCGGCGTTCCGGCGCCATTTCTGGAAGCCGCCTCGGGCGCACGGCGAGGTCATCGAGGGACGCGAGGTGAGCTTCCTCGAGCTCTTCTACGACCTGGTCTACGTCGTCGTCGTCTCGCAGGCCGCTCACCACCTGGCGGGCGACGTGACCTGGGCTGGGGCGGGCCGGTTCGCCATCGTCTTCGGGCTGATCTGGCTCGCCTGGATCAACGGGGCCGTCTATCACGACCTGCACGGCCGTGCCGAGGGGCGGACCCGGAGCTACGTGTTCCTGCAGATGGGCATCCTGGCGCTCCTCGCCGTGTTCACCGGCGCCGCGACGGCGGGCGACGGTCCGGCCTTCGCCGTCATCTACAGCGCGTTCCTGTTCCTCCTCGGCTGGCTCTGGTTCTCGGTACGCCTGCGTGACGACCCGTCGTTCCGCTCCACGACGACGCCGTACATCGTCGGGGTCGTGGCCTCGGCCGCGATCATCGGCCTGAGCGCGCTCCTGCCGGGTGGCACGCGCCTGACCGTGTGGGCGCTCGTGGTCCTCGGTTGGCTCGTCGGCTTGGTCGTCCTGGACTGGCGCAGCGGGGCGACGAGGGACACCAGCAGCAATGCGAGCGAGTCGATGATCGAGCGGTTCGACCTCTTCACGATCATTGTCCTCGGCGAGGTGGTCGTCGGCGTCGTGAACGGCATCGCGGAAGATGGACGTTCCCCGATCGCGGTGGCCACCGGGATCCTCGGGCTGGGGATCGGGTTCGCGTACTGGTGGAGCTACTTCGACCTCATCGGTGCGCGCCGGGTGCGCTCGGAGCGCGGAGCGCTGTCGCGCTGGCTCGTCGGCCACCTGCCGGTGACGATGACGATCGCAGCGACCGGCGCGGTGATGGTGAGCATGGTCCAGCACGCGTCAGCCGGCCACGCGCCGGCACCGGCGCCCATGGTGCTCTCGGTGTCCGTGGCGGTGGGCGTCCTGGCGCTGGTGGTGGTGGCGACCTCGCTGGCCGACTGGCGCGAGCTCGCGCCGGTCTACCGCTCGGCCTCCACGGCGCTGGTCGCGGCGGCGGCGGTTGCCCTCCTCATCGGCGGGCTGGCGCCGCCGCCGTGGCTGCACATCCTCCTGCTGACGCTGGTGCTTGGCGCTGCGTGGCTCTTCGGGATCCTCACGTGGTTCGCGTTCACCCACCCCGACGGTGCGCCTCCCACGGAGGCAGGACACGGCATACGGCACTGA
- a CDS encoding S1C family serine protease: MTIDPAAESAALDAYSAVVTSVAAQLTPKVAALRILSRRGESAGSAVVLTGESHLITNAHVVGDAGEGTAEFADGTIARFEVVGRDPLSDLAIVRADRAVPPPPEYGDASSLLVGSLVVAVGNPLGLSGTVTAGVVSALGRSMPVRTRTAARLIEDVIQTDAALNPGNSGGALADSRGRVVGINTAVAGVGLGMAVPINATTHRIIYALMHDGRVRRAYLGLVSTPARLTPAQADRYGQRGGLRVVEVVEDSPAATSGLRAGDLVLAIDGAPLGDAQSLQKRLFAEAIGQRMEVTVIRNGALVDAVVLPTELPD; the protein is encoded by the coding sequence ATGACCATCGACCCGGCGGCGGAGTCGGCCGCGTTGGACGCCTACTCAGCGGTCGTGACCTCCGTTGCGGCGCAGCTGACGCCGAAGGTTGCCGCGCTGCGCATCCTGTCGCGTCGTGGAGAGTCGGCCGGGTCGGCAGTCGTCCTGACGGGCGAGTCCCACCTGATCACCAATGCCCACGTGGTCGGTGACGCGGGCGAGGGCACGGCGGAGTTCGCGGACGGCACGATCGCCCGCTTCGAGGTCGTGGGCCGTGACCCGTTGTCCGACCTTGCCATCGTCCGCGCCGACCGTGCAGTGCCGCCCCCACCCGAGTACGGCGACGCGAGCTCCCTGCTCGTCGGATCGCTGGTCGTGGCGGTCGGCAACCCGTTGGGCCTCTCCGGCACGGTGACAGCCGGCGTCGTGAGCGCTCTCGGCCGCAGCATGCCGGTGCGAACCCGTACGGCGGCGCGGCTGATCGAGGACGTCATCCAGACCGACGCCGCGCTCAACCCGGGCAACTCCGGTGGGGCGCTGGCCGACAGCCGCGGTCGCGTCGTCGGGATCAACACGGCCGTCGCCGGAGTGGGCCTCGGCATGGCGGTGCCGATCAATGCCACGACCCACCGGATCATCTACGCGCTGATGCATGACGGGCGGGTGCGGCGCGCGTACCTTGGCTTGGTGAGCACCCCGGCCCGGCTGACCCCTGCCCAGGCTGACCGGTACGGTCAGCGCGGCGGGCTGCGAGTCGTCGAGGTTGTCGAGGACAGCCCCGCCGCCACGAGTGGCCTGCGCGCTGGCGATCTCGTCCTCGCCATCGACGGCGCCCCGCTCGGCGATGCCCAGTCACTGCAGAAGCGCCTGTTCGCCGAGGCGATCGGGCAGCGGATGGAAGTCACCGTGATCCGCAACGGCGCGCTGGTGGACGCGGTAGTGCTGCCGACCGAACTTCCCGACTGA
- a CDS encoding SRPBCC family protein, with protein sequence MATTRFTVHTSLSPSEVMAVITDFGPQRSRWWPNVDDAHFSVHAQGPGWAEVTEGTTMGWERERYSWDAASGIVTIDTLESNLWGPGSGWRYELVPAAEGTDLRVSLTRRPNSFRGRLVAALIPIVGPRALGRQFQAVLRKAESR encoded by the coding sequence ATGGCGACGACGAGGTTCACCGTCCACACGAGCTTGTCCCCGAGCGAGGTCATGGCCGTGATCACCGACTTCGGTCCGCAGCGGTCTCGCTGGTGGCCGAACGTCGACGACGCGCACTTCAGCGTCCACGCGCAGGGTCCGGGCTGGGCCGAGGTGACCGAGGGCACCACCATGGGCTGGGAACGGGAGCGCTACTCGTGGGATGCCGCCTCGGGCATCGTCACGATCGACACCCTCGAGTCGAACCTGTGGGGCCCCGGCAGCGGGTGGAGGTACGAGCTCGTGCCCGCCGCCGAGGGCACCGACCTGCGCGTCTCGCTCACCCGGCGGCCGAACTCGTTCAGGGGCAGGCTCGTCGCAGCCTTGATCCCCATCGTGGGACCACGCGCGCTGGGCAGGCAGTTCCAGGCTGTGCTCCGCAAGGCCGAGAGTCGCTGA
- a CDS encoding DEAD/DEAH box helicase, with protein sequence MAQRAPRRSGAPRTTPRDQHRGRARDDEGIIPVLAKAVRQVEAAAQRGKVRPGGRTAYQVVALLMREERARVKADTSTPEAERTGVLTRLDGIATILAKTAARDTSLLALLADDAVVSSDAVSLKNDMLRAAGREPEPEPEPVPEVRPGSTAPTRRVVPQTVIARQLANPFLAPDFSAVPARRATTNRLGGWELLTPLFRAFEYGGDATCMPLPESADLLHGIRGLELMPHQAQVVAAAAAGHRTFLLADEPGLGKTAQALLAAEAADAFPLLVAVPNVVKANWAHEAELWTPRRASTVIHGDGETIDGFADIVIVNYELLDRHVGWLGSHGFRGMVVDEAHLIKNKSSQRSQHVLELSERIRARSANPLLMALTGTPLINDIEDFKAIWQFLGWIDDTKPRRALLAALEETGLTPADSGFYTAARASVIDLGIVRRRKVDVAADIPARRVADLPVELDDVAGRSIRAAEQELARRLVARYESALATRKVATVIDGIDHDLVRRVAKWERDGDGSGKTGDNVFTVMRQIGQAKAGLAADYAAQLARNVGKVVFFAKHIDVMDVAEQTFAKRGIGYASIRGDQTPKARQANIQAFLTDPAIAVVVCSLTAAGVGLNLQVASNVVLAELSWTSAEQTQAIDRVHRIGQTEPVTAWRIIAAQTIDPKIAQLIDAKAGLAARALDGSDEEVGSSADVQLEALVTLLTEALAGDPATGDGPSGTQ encoded by the coding sequence TTGGCACAGCGAGCTCCGCGCCGTTCCGGCGCGCCGCGCACCACGCCCCGCGACCAGCATCGCGGCCGCGCGCGCGACGATGAGGGCATCATCCCGGTCCTGGCCAAGGCGGTCCGGCAGGTCGAGGCCGCCGCGCAGCGGGGCAAGGTCCGGCCGGGCGGCCGCACGGCATACCAGGTCGTCGCCCTGCTCATGCGCGAGGAGCGCGCCCGGGTCAAGGCCGACACGTCCACGCCCGAGGCGGAGCGGACCGGGGTGCTGACGCGACTCGACGGCATTGCCACGATCCTGGCGAAGACGGCCGCTCGGGACACCTCACTGCTGGCCCTGCTGGCCGATGACGCTGTCGTCTCGTCCGATGCCGTGAGCCTCAAGAACGACATGCTCCGTGCGGCTGGGCGCGAGCCCGAGCCGGAACCCGAGCCGGTGCCCGAGGTCCGCCCCGGGTCGACCGCACCCACGCGCCGCGTGGTCCCGCAGACGGTGATCGCCCGACAGCTGGCCAACCCGTTCCTCGCGCCCGACTTCTCGGCGGTGCCCGCACGTCGGGCGACGACCAACCGGCTCGGCGGCTGGGAGCTGTTGACGCCCTTGTTCCGCGCCTTCGAGTACGGCGGCGATGCCACGTGCATGCCGCTGCCCGAGTCCGCGGACCTGCTCCACGGCATCCGTGGGCTGGAGCTCATGCCGCACCAGGCCCAGGTCGTGGCCGCCGCCGCAGCCGGCCATCGCACGTTCCTGCTCGCCGACGAGCCGGGCCTCGGCAAGACCGCGCAGGCGCTCCTGGCCGCCGAGGCCGCCGACGCGTTCCCCCTGCTGGTGGCCGTCCCGAACGTCGTCAAGGCGAACTGGGCGCACGAAGCCGAGCTCTGGACGCCGCGCCGCGCATCGACCGTGATCCATGGCGACGGCGAGACGATCGACGGCTTCGCCGACATCGTGATCGTCAACTACGAGCTCCTCGACCGCCACGTGGGGTGGCTGGGGAGCCACGGCTTCCGCGGCATGGTCGTCGACGAGGCGCACCTCATCAAGAACAAGTCGTCGCAGCGCTCGCAGCACGTCCTCGAGCTGTCAGAGCGCATCCGGGCGCGAAGCGCGAACCCGCTCCTGATGGCCCTCACCGGAACTCCACTCATCAACGACATCGAGGACTTCAAGGCGATCTGGCAGTTCCTCGGCTGGATCGACGACACCAAGCCCCGGCGCGCCCTCCTGGCGGCTCTCGAGGAGACCGGGCTGACGCCGGCCGACTCCGGGTTCTACACCGCTGCGCGCGCCAGTGTCATCGACCTCGGCATCGTCCGACGACGCAAGGTCGACGTCGCCGCCGACATCCCCGCTCGCCGCGTCGCGGACCTCCCGGTCGAGCTGGACGACGTGGCCGGGCGCTCGATCCGTGCGGCCGAGCAGGAGCTGGCGCGTCGTCTGGTCGCCCGCTACGAGTCGGCCCTGGCCACCCGCAAGGTGGCCACGGTCATCGACGGCATCGACCACGACCTGGTCCGCCGGGTCGCCAAGTGGGAGCGCGACGGCGACGGCTCCGGCAAGACCGGCGACAACGTGTTCACGGTGATGCGCCAGATCGGGCAGGCCAAGGCCGGCCTCGCCGCGGACTATGCCGCCCAGCTGGCTCGCAACGTCGGCAAGGTCGTCTTCTTCGCCAAGCACATCGACGTCATGGATGTGGCCGAGCAGACCTTCGCCAAGCGGGGGATCGGCTACGCGTCGATCCGCGGGGACCAGACCCCGAAGGCGCGTCAGGCCAACATCCAGGCGTTCCTCACCGACCCCGCCATCGCCGTCGTCGTGTGCTCACTCACCGCGGCCGGCGTGGGGCTCAACCTCCAGGTCGCGTCGAACGTCGTGCTCGCCGAGCTGTCCTGGACCTCGGCGGAACAGACTCAGGCCATCGACCGGGTCCACCGGATCGGCCAGACCGAGCCAGTGACCGCATGGCGGATCATCGCCGCCCAGACCATCGACCCGAAGATCGCCCAGCTCATCGACGCCAAGGCCGGGCTCGCAGCCCGGGCCCTGGATGGTTCGGACGAGGAGGTCGGGTCCTCGGCCGACGTCCAGCTGGAGGCCCTCGTCACCCTGCTGACCGAGGCCCTCGCGGGCGACCCGGCGACCGGCGACGGGCCGTCCGGGACGCAGTGA
- a CDS encoding RNA polymerase sigma factor, which produces MSIGDIQDAITRAHHEEWACVVAALARRFGDLDIAEEASAEAFATAVERWPVDGIPPNPGAWLTTTAKRKAIDRIRRENKRDDKQKQAQMGYDNEPPEPLGAIDDERLRLIFTCCHPALALESRVALTLRMVGGLTVPEIAHAFLVQEATMGQRITRAKAKIKAAHIPYRVPSAEDLPARVSGVLAVLFLVFNEGYLATGPDSDPVRQDLTSEAIRLTRLIRSLLPDDGEVTGLLALMLLTEARRTARVSARGELVRLDEQDRGAWDAALVAEGHRLVRERLAAGVAPGRYQILAAINAVHTSARDARDTDWSQVVVLYDQLVRIDPSPIVALNRAIAVAELDGPEVALAAVDRLEGPLAGYHAFHATRADLLRRLGRSGQSRAAYDRAIELAGNTAEIAYLTRRRDQLG; this is translated from the coding sequence GTGAGCATCGGCGACATCCAGGACGCGATCACCCGTGCGCACCACGAGGAGTGGGCGTGCGTGGTCGCCGCCCTGGCCAGACGGTTCGGCGACCTCGACATCGCCGAGGAGGCGTCGGCCGAGGCGTTCGCCACCGCTGTCGAGCGCTGGCCGGTCGACGGCATACCGCCGAACCCTGGCGCGTGGCTGACCACCACCGCGAAGCGCAAGGCCATCGACCGGATCCGGCGTGAGAACAAGCGTGACGACAAGCAGAAGCAGGCCCAGATGGGGTACGACAACGAGCCGCCCGAGCCTCTCGGCGCCATCGACGACGAACGGCTCCGACTGATCTTCACCTGCTGCCACCCCGCACTCGCCCTGGAGTCCCGCGTGGCCCTGACGCTGCGCATGGTGGGCGGTCTGACCGTGCCCGAGATCGCCCACGCGTTCCTCGTGCAGGAGGCGACCATGGGGCAGCGCATCACACGCGCGAAGGCCAAGATCAAGGCGGCGCACATCCCGTACCGGGTGCCGTCCGCCGAGGACCTGCCGGCGCGCGTCTCCGGCGTGCTGGCGGTCCTCTTCCTCGTCTTCAACGAGGGCTATCTTGCGACCGGCCCGGACAGCGACCCCGTGCGCCAGGACCTGACCTCCGAGGCGATCCGGCTGACTCGCCTGATCCGTAGCCTCCTGCCGGACGATGGTGAGGTGACCGGGCTGCTGGCCCTGATGCTGCTCACCGAGGCCCGCCGCACTGCCCGCGTCTCGGCTCGTGGCGAGCTGGTCAGGCTCGACGAGCAGGACCGCGGGGCCTGGGACGCGGCGCTGGTGGCCGAGGGACATCGGCTGGTGCGGGAGCGGCTGGCAGCCGGGGTAGCTCCTGGCCGATACCAGATCCTCGCGGCGATCAACGCCGTCCACACCTCCGCCCGCGACGCCCGTGATACCGACTGGTCGCAGGTCGTCGTCCTCTATGACCAGCTCGTCCGCATCGATCCGTCGCCGATCGTCGCCCTCAACCGGGCCATCGCCGTCGCCGAGCTCGACGGGCCGGAGGTGGCGCTCGCGGCGGTGGACCGTCTCGAAGGCCCGTTGGCCGGCTACCACGCCTTCCACGCGACGCGCGCCGACCTGCTGCGCCGGCTGGGCCGCAGCGGGCAGTCCCGCGCGGCCTACGACAGGGCGATCGAGCTCGCGGGCAACACGGCCGAGATCGCCTACCTGACCCGGCGCCGCGATCAGCTCGGGTAG